The proteins below are encoded in one region of Brevinematia bacterium:
- a CDS encoding sigma-54 dependent transcriptional regulator, producing MKKVLVVDDEVNITKTIKEVLEDYGFYVLTLNDELRIFNILNTEDIDVVILDLLMPSKNGVEILKEIVAQFPLIPVIIISGHGTISATVECIKVGAFDFIEKPISIEKLVSTVKNAVKFKELETEKSYFWREYKLIGESEAIKSILDIIEKVGDNSSTVLITGENGVGKEVVARLIHYKSSRREEQFIAINCAAIPDTLLESELFGYERGAFTGAVSSKKGKIELADKGTLFLDEIGELPLHLQPKLLRVLQEKVLQRLGSNKDISVDVRLICSTNKDLKQMVKEGKFREDLFYRINVIPIHIPPLRERKEDIIAISNYYLSEFSRSYGKKILSIDEEVMKKFVNYHWPGNVRELKNIIERLVIMSQGNKITLDDVVNYTPEILSREIRLDLDINLPYREAKSRFEKLYFTKMLDRAEGSISKLAELTGLDRTYLYRKLESLGISTETMGN from the coding sequence ATGAAGAAAGTGCTAGTTGTTGATGATGAGGTTAATATAACGAAGACGATAAAGGAAGTTTTGGAGGACTATGGGTTTTATGTTCTAACTCTCAACGATGAGCTTAGGATTTTCAATATTTTGAATACAGAGGATATAGATGTTGTAATTCTTGATTTACTTATGCCCTCAAAAAATGGTGTAGAGATATTGAAGGAGATTGTAGCACAATTTCCGCTGATACCTGTCATAATAATCTCCGGACATGGTACAATATCCGCAACAGTTGAGTGTATAAAGGTTGGGGCTTTTGACTTTATTGAGAAACCTATTTCAATAGAGAAGCTTGTGAGCACAGTAAAAAATGCTGTTAAGTTTAAGGAGCTTGAGACTGAAAAGTCCTATTTCTGGAGAGAATATAAGCTCATAGGAGAATCTGAAGCAATCAAATCAATTCTTGACATCATTGAGAAAGTAGGCGATAATTCTTCAACTGTCTTGATTACTGGTGAAAATGGCGTTGGTAAGGAAGTAGTTGCGAGGCTTATACACTATAAAAGCTCAAGAAGAGAGGAACAATTCATTGCTATAAATTGTGCTGCAATACCCGATACTCTTCTAGAATCTGAGCTTTTTGGATATGAACGGGGAGCCTTTACGGGAGCAGTTTCTTCAAAAAAAGGTAAAATAGAGCTAGCTGATAAGGGAACTTTGTTCTTGGACGAGATAGGAGAATTACCCTTACATTTGCAACCTAAGTTATTGAGAGTGCTTCAAGAGAAGGTTTTACAGAGACTTGGGAGTAATAAGGACATATCAGTAGACGTGCGATTAATATGCTCAACGAATAAGGACCTTAAGCAGATGGTCAAGGAAGGTAAGTTCCGTGAAGATTTATTCTATAGGATAAATGTTATACCTATTCATATACCTCCGCTGAGAGAGAGAAAAGAAGATATTATTGCTATCTCTAACTATTACCTTAGCGAATTCTCAAGAAGTTATGGCAAAAAGATTCTCTCAATTGATGAAGAGGTTATGAAAAAGTTTGTCAACTACCACTGGCCAGGAAATGTGAGAGAGCTGAAGAATATCATTGAAAGGCTTGTAATAATGTCGCAAGGAAATAAGATAACCCTAGATGATGTTGTGAATTATACTCCAGAGATATTGAGTAGAGAAATTAGGCTAGATCTAGATATCAATCTACCTTATAGAGAGGCAAAAAGTCGTTTTGAAAAGCTTTACTTTACTAAAATGCTTGATAGAGCTGAAGGAAGTATATCAAAACTCGCAGAACTTACTGGTCTTGATAGAACATACCTTTACAGAAAGCTTGAAAGCCTCGGAATAAGCACAGAAACTATGGGTAATTAA
- a CDS encoding GGDEF domain-containing protein, translated as MKIFISGARYYSSPLVTETEDQTMLEIYKTIMNNANQVKEVHTLARRLKDPKFFQKLIFLLTGIQLDEDTARAMWDEIEKYHKDVTNALGRKIHISATVVDYMLRVKHYLRNPSAIELILTEKIENSALQDFFTGLYKGSFFEEFVRKEVNRSKRHNHQFSLVLFQVNGLENVSISGNTSVATKILADIGSIVKYSKRAEDIGFRFSVSKFGLILPQTDKKGAILFSRRLITDIDNAILSTSGLVFGLSLSLGLQTFPEDGDDAKTLVSNVEKACYKAKVMGPNKMVYEL; from the coding sequence ATGAAGATCTTTATCAGTGGAGCTAGATATTACTCTTCTCCCTTGGTAACTGAAACTGAAGATCAAACTATGCTTGAGATATACAAAACTATTATGAATAATGCTAATCAAGTGAAGGAAGTTCATACTTTAGCTAGAAGGCTGAAGGATCCTAAATTTTTCCAAAAGCTCATATTTCTATTGACAGGTATACAACTTGATGAAGATACTGCCAGGGCTATGTGGGATGAAATAGAAAAGTATCACAAGGACGTAACTAATGCTTTAGGTAGAAAGATCCACATAAGCGCAACAGTAGTGGACTATATGCTTAGGGTAAAACACTATCTCAGGAACCCTTCAGCTATTGAACTGATTCTTACTGAGAAGATAGAAAATTCTGCCCTTCAGGATTTCTTCACGGGGCTATATAAAGGGAGCTTTTTTGAAGAATTTGTAAGGAAAGAAGTGAACCGTTCCAAAAGGCACAATCACCAATTCTCTCTAGTACTCTTCCAGGTCAATGGCTTAGAAAATGTTTCTATATCTGGTAATACATCAGTTGCCACTAAGATATTGGCGGATATAGGCTCTATAGTTAAGTACTCTAAGAGAGCTGAGGATATTGGCTTTAGATTCAGTGTAAGTAAGTTTGGTTTGATTCTACCTCAGACGGATAAGAAAGGAGCTATACTTTTTAGTAGAAGGCTTATTACTGATATAGACAATGCAATTCTTAGCACTTCAGGACTGGTTTTTGGTCTATCCTTGAGTTTGGGATTACAAACTTTTCCTGAAGATGGAGATGATGCAAAAACCTTGGTATCAAATGTAGAAAAAGCTTGCTATAAAGCTAAAGTGATGGGTCCAAACAAGATGGTTTATGAGTTGTAA
- a CDS encoding tetratricopeptide repeat protein, with translation MDRKKFLVAVGIAVLLILVVVSLVLILGRGETSEREKILNLVKIYVEGGDYDRALDYLDKLYIQNMEDEEVSRLRKEILKRKRQKEEELSKREVMVKVDIPREVTKEDISQPSQTKVEPIREDKTKDRKSQARELYEEGINYLKKKDINNAHLRFEKSNELDPDNTKNKGALSYTTYKKGNSEKALKIANEVISVDQNEPYSHLTKGNILYDNNDYDNALDEFNKFISSGEDDAEMRYRMGIIYYTRKMYDDAIREFKRATELLPNFDKAYYNLGLSYYAVGDKDNSIRSFNQAISANPTYSKPYINLGTIYYLNGEYEKALSYFLNAYKYEKNNDSLLVKIGNSYDKLGQPDKAMPFYAMAVKVNSKNFVALYNLGNSYLFVKEDPTMAKKYIELAYSINKSDPMLLTTLANLHLREGDSDKAFSLFSEVMKNNPNLPEAYSGLGFVYLRKNKTAEAMKFFKKALSLNPYDYNALIGMGDALLNEGFYDDAVGYYSKVREKFKDSYRALVGLGKCYAKKGNFNQAVTFYKQAITIKETPEVLFELALSLEKSGNREEAIIYYNRIKEKFPSFERMDLVNKALGNL, from the coding sequence ATGGACAGAAAGAAGTTTCTTGTTGCAGTTGGAATTGCTGTGTTACTTATTCTAGTTGTAGTATCCTTAGTTTTGATTTTAGGCAGAGGAGAGACTAGTGAGAGAGAAAAGATACTTAATCTTGTGAAAATATACGTAGAAGGTGGTGACTATGACAGAGCATTGGATTACCTAGACAAGCTTTACATTCAAAATATGGAAGACGAGGAAGTTTCTAGGCTTAGGAAGGAAATCCTCAAGAGGAAAAGACAGAAGGAAGAAGAATTGTCAAAGAGAGAAGTTATGGTCAAGGTAGATATACCTAGGGAAGTCACAAAAGAAGATATTTCCCAACCATCGCAAACAAAAGTAGAACCCATAAGAGAGGACAAAACGAAAGATAGGAAGTCACAGGCAAGAGAACTTTACGAAGAGGGAATCAACTACTTGAAAAAGAAGGATATAAATAATGCCCATCTGAGATTTGAGAAATCTAATGAACTTGATCCAGACAATACCAAGAATAAAGGAGCTTTGTCCTATACCACTTACAAAAAAGGTAACAGTGAAAAAGCATTGAAGATTGCCAACGAAGTTATTTCTGTTGATCAAAATGAACCATATTCACATCTTACAAAAGGAAACATACTTTACGATAACAATGACTACGATAATGCATTGGATGAGTTTAATAAGTTTATTTCAAGTGGTGAGGACGATGCTGAAATGAGATATAGGATGGGAATAATTTATTACACGAGGAAAATGTATGATGATGCTATAAGGGAGTTTAAGAGAGCGACCGAACTCCTACCAAACTTTGACAAAGCCTACTATAACTTAGGACTTAGCTACTATGCCGTTGGTGATAAAGACAACTCCATAAGATCCTTCAATCAAGCGATATCCGCAAATCCTACTTACTCTAAGCCCTACATAAACCTAGGAACAATATACTACTTAAATGGTGAGTATGAGAAAGCTTTAAGTTACTTTCTTAACGCTTACAAATATGAGAAAAACAATGACTCTTTGCTTGTTAAGATAGGTAACTCTTATGATAAACTTGGACAACCTGATAAAGCAATGCCATTTTACGCTATGGCAGTTAAGGTTAACTCAAAGAACTTTGTTGCTTTGTATAATTTAGGAAATTCTTATCTTTTCGTTAAGGAAGACCCCACAATGGCGAAAAAGTATATAGAATTAGCTTACTCAATAAACAAAAGTGATCCTATGCTTCTGACAACATTGGCAAACCTTCACCTTAGAGAGGGTGATAGTGATAAAGCATTTTCACTGTTCTCCGAGGTTATGAAGAATAATCCTAATCTGCCAGAAGCTTATTCTGGACTCGGATTTGTTTACCTTAGGAAGAATAAAACAGCAGAGGCAATGAAATTTTTCAAGAAAGCTCTGTCTCTTAATCCTTATGATTACAATGCACTTATAGGTATGGGAGATGCTCTTCTGAATGAAGGCTTTTATGACGATGCTGTTGGGTATTATTCTAAAGTTAGGGAAAAGTTTAAAGACTCTTACAGAGCTTTGGTAGGGCTTGGTAAATGTTATGCGAAGAAGGGAAACTTTAACCAAGCAGTTACATTCTATAAACAGGCTATCACAATAAAAGAGACTCCAGAAGTACTCTTTGAGTTAGCTTTGTCTCTTGAAAAGTCTGGTAATCGAGAGGAAGCGATAATATACTACAACAGAATAAAGGAAAAATTTCCATCTTTTGAAAGAATGGATCTTGTGAATAAGGCTTTGGGTAATCTTTGA
- the gatB gene encoding Asp-tRNA(Asn)/Glu-tRNA(Gln) amidotransferase subunit GatB — protein MEYEPVIGLEVHVQLNTKSKLFCSCSSEFGANPNANTCPICMGYPGVLPRLNYEALKKAIAVGLALNCKIAEYTKFDRKSYFYPDLPKGYQISQYDVPLNYEGYLEFELPDNRVKRVRIIRAHLEEDAGKLVHSEVGNESYVDLNRAGTPLVEIVSYPDMFSVDEAYYYLQTLRNTMKYIGVSDVNMEEGSLRVDANVSVRPKGSDKLGTKVEIKNMNSFNFLRRALEYEIKRQISLIERGERVFQETRLFDVESGRTYTMRTKEEAEDYRYFPDPDLPPVVIPRELVEQIRSSLPELPYQKYRRFRERYSLPSYDALILTEDKTLADYFEKAVKSYKGEPKKVSNWIMSEVMRYLNENNIDISSFSVPAEYISELLNMIDDGKISIKIAKDIFPEIVRTQKPPAKIVEEKGLIQLSDTGEIEKLCKEVIQENPAEVEKYKSGKTNVLAYLVGQVMKKSQGKANPKLVNEILTKLLS, from the coding sequence ATGGAATATGAACCAGTAATAGGGCTAGAAGTTCATGTTCAGCTAAATACTAAGTCAAAGCTTTTTTGTTCTTGTTCTTCAGAATTTGGTGCAAACCCTAATGCAAACACTTGTCCCATATGTATGGGATACCCGGGGGTATTACCTAGGCTTAATTATGAAGCTCTCAAGAAGGCAATAGCAGTCGGATTAGCTTTGAACTGTAAGATAGCTGAATACACTAAGTTTGATAGGAAAAGTTACTTCTACCCTGATTTGCCTAAGGGATACCAAATATCGCAATACGATGTGCCACTTAATTACGAAGGGTACCTAGAGTTTGAGTTACCAGATAATAGAGTGAAGAGAGTCAGAATAATAAGAGCGCATCTTGAAGAAGACGCAGGAAAACTTGTCCACTCCGAAGTAGGAAACGAAAGTTATGTAGACTTAAACAGAGCAGGAACACCATTAGTTGAAATAGTATCATACCCTGATATGTTTAGTGTTGATGAAGCGTATTATTATCTTCAAACCTTAAGAAACACTATGAAATATATAGGGGTGAGTGATGTAAATATGGAGGAAGGTTCTCTGAGAGTTGATGCAAACGTTTCAGTAAGACCAAAGGGTAGCGATAAGCTTGGCACAAAGGTTGAGATCAAAAATATGAATTCGTTTAACTTCCTAAGACGAGCATTGGAATATGAGATAAAGAGGCAAATCTCCTTGATTGAGAGAGGCGAAAGGGTATTTCAAGAAACTAGGCTTTTTGATGTTGAAAGTGGAAGAACATATACTATGAGAACCAAGGAAGAAGCAGAAGATTATAGATACTTTCCAGATCCAGATCTACCACCTGTTGTAATTCCAAGGGAATTAGTAGAGCAAATAAGATCTTCTTTACCTGAGCTACCCTATCAGAAATACCGAAGATTTAGAGAACGGTATTCTCTACCTAGTTACGATGCACTGATACTGACAGAAGACAAAACCCTAGCAGACTATTTTGAGAAAGCAGTTAAGAGCTACAAAGGAGAGCCTAAAAAAGTGTCAAACTGGATAATGAGTGAAGTTATGAGGTATCTGAATGAAAACAACATAGATATCTCATCATTTAGTGTTCCTGCAGAATATATTTCAGAACTACTGAATATGATTGATGATGGAAAGATAAGCATAAAGATAGCAAAAGACATATTCCCCGAGATCGTAAGAACCCAGAAACCTCCAGCCAAGATTGTGGAGGAGAAAGGACTAATTCAATTATCAGATACTGGAGAAATAGAAAAATTATGCAAAGAGGTAATTCAAGAAAATCCCGCCGAGGTGGAGAAATATAAATCAGGAAAGACAAATGTATTGGCTTACTTAGTGGGACAGGTCATGAAAAAGAGTCAAGGTAAAGCAAACCCTAAACTAGTGAATGAGATTTTAACAAAACTACTAAGTTAG
- the pfkA gene encoding 6-phosphofructokinase, protein MRSLAVLTSGGDSAGMNPCIRAVVRYAIYNGLRVYGVYRGYKGLVNGEIFEMNVSSVGGIINKGGTILYTARLPEFKQYEVKKKAVENLEKLGIDALVVIGGDGSFRGAHELFKDFGLRVIGVPGTIDNDIKGTDYTIGYDTAINVAMEAIDKIRDTATSHERLFIVEVMGRNAGYIANAVGLASGAEDVLIPEVELNLEETIERIIQGRKRGKTSSIIVVSEGIKTSMNILQLAGYIEGKTGFETRVTILGHLQRGGSPTALDRIYASRMGSYAVELLIRGDTDKMVGIVSDELVSIPLEEAFEKKKDFDESVYRLIKVLAI, encoded by the coding sequence ATAAGAAGTTTAGCAGTGCTAACAAGTGGTGGAGATTCAGCAGGTATGAACCCATGCATAAGAGCTGTTGTAAGGTATGCCATATACAATGGCTTAAGAGTCTATGGTGTTTACAGGGGGTATAAAGGACTGGTTAATGGTGAGATATTTGAGATGAATGTTTCTTCTGTAGGTGGTATAATAAACAAGGGGGGAACGATCTTATATACCGCGAGGTTGCCAGAGTTTAAGCAGTATGAGGTGAAGAAGAAGGCAGTGGAGAACTTAGAAAAATTAGGAATAGATGCTTTGGTTGTGATAGGAGGTGATGGTTCGTTTAGGGGGGCTCATGAGCTCTTTAAGGACTTCGGTTTGAGGGTTATAGGAGTTCCTGGAACAATAGATAACGATATCAAAGGAACAGACTACACAATAGGGTATGACACTGCAATAAACGTAGCAATGGAAGCTATTGACAAAATAAGAGATACTGCAACTTCTCACGAGAGATTGTTTATAGTTGAAGTTATGGGGAGAAATGCAGGTTATATTGCAAACGCTGTAGGACTTGCATCTGGTGCCGAAGATGTGCTAATACCTGAGGTAGAATTGAACTTAGAAGAAACGATAGAGAGAATAATACAGGGTAGGAAACGAGGTAAAACTAGTAGCATAATTGTGGTCTCAGAAGGAATAAAAACATCAATGAATATCCTTCAGCTTGCTGGATACATCGAGGGCAAAACTGGTTTCGAAACGAGAGTAACTATACTAGGGCACCTACAGAGAGGAGGTTCGCCAACTGCACTAGACAGAATATATGCTTCGAGAATGGGTAGCTACGCTGTAGAATTGTTAATCAGAGGAGACACAGACAAAATGGTAGGAATAGTTTCCGATGAGCTGGTCTCTATTCCACTAGAAGAAGCTTTTGAGAAAAAGAAGGATTTCGATGAGTCAGTTTATAGACTCATAAAAGTCTTAGCAATCTGA
- the lysA gene encoding diaminopimelate decarboxylase — MNLRKLDNFKDIDLLSIAKEYGTPIYLYNLDKVEENFRNLLNSIPYENKKILFAMKSNFNCEILRLIRDLGGGVDTISPGEIEYALDLGFKKDDILFTGIGISDEDIEFCLKNGIVPNVGSLDLLIRIGNRFPGSKVSIRINPDYGTGHHDHVITGGPQSKFGIYQSYLEEVKNISKKYDLTISGIHFHIGSGALDYRVYLKAIEKAVEISTMFKDVEFVDIGGGIGIPYKPEQNSFDLKEFGKEISNVMERFSAKEKREVKLLLEPGRYIVAESGVLLSKVVEVKTTPMYKFVIVNTGFNHLIRPVMYGSYHEIINLSKLNCTELEKQVIAGNVCESGDIFTRNENGILPRKLPKADYGDIIGIFDAGAYGFVMASHYNLRKLPKEIAVKNGKVYLTPREYMKYIL, encoded by the coding sequence ATGAACTTAAGAAAATTAGATAACTTTAAGGATATAGATCTTCTCTCAATTGCCAAGGAATACGGAACTCCCATATATCTGTATAATCTAGACAAAGTAGAAGAGAACTTTAGAAATCTTCTGAACTCAATTCCCTATGAAAATAAGAAAATTCTCTTTGCAATGAAATCAAACTTTAACTGTGAAATTCTGAGATTAATAAGAGATCTCGGCGGTGGTGTGGACACAATCTCACCAGGTGAGATAGAGTATGCTTTAGACCTAGGCTTTAAAAAAGATGACATTCTATTCACAGGGATAGGAATATCAGATGAAGATATTGAGTTTTGCTTGAAAAACGGTATAGTTCCCAATGTAGGCTCACTTGACCTCTTAATTAGAATAGGCAACAGGTTTCCAGGTAGCAAAGTAAGCATAAGGATAAATCCAGACTATGGCACCGGTCATCACGATCATGTTATAACCGGAGGTCCTCAAAGCAAATTCGGGATATACCAATCTTACTTAGAGGAAGTGAAGAATATATCAAAGAAATACGATCTAACCATATCGGGAATACATTTCCACATAGGTTCTGGAGCGCTGGATTACAGAGTTTATCTAAAGGCTATAGAGAAAGCTGTTGAGATCTCAACAATGTTTAAAGATGTGGAATTTGTTGATATAGGGGGGGGTATAGGAATACCTTACAAGCCTGAACAGAATTCTTTTGACTTGAAGGAATTTGGGAAAGAGATATCCAACGTTATGGAACGATTTTCAGCCAAAGAGAAGAGAGAGGTGAAACTTCTCCTAGAGCCTGGTAGGTATATAGTAGCAGAAAGCGGAGTGCTTCTCTCAAAAGTTGTGGAAGTGAAGACCACCCCCATGTATAAGTTCGTCATAGTCAACACAGGGTTTAACCACCTTATAAGACCAGTGATGTATGGTAGTTACCACGAGATAATAAACTTGTCAAAACTGAACTGTACCGAGCTTGAGAAACAAGTTATTGCTGGAAATGTATGCGAAAGCGGAGACATATTTACAAGAAACGAGAATGGAATACTCCCAAGAAAATTACCCAAGGCTGACTATGGCGATATAATAGGAATATTTGACGCAGGAGCTTATGGCTTTGTTATGGCCTCCCATTACAACTTAAGAAAGTTACCTAAGGAGATTGCAGTAAAGAACGGAAAAGTTTACCTAACCCCCAGAGAGTATATGAAGTATATTCTCTAA
- a CDS encoding shikimate kinase, which produces MKRQVFLVGYRATGKSTIGKELASAINWKFVDLDKEIEMLSSKSIRKIFEEDGEDKFRELETEALRCFSKEDKVVISTGGGVVIKEENRRIMENGFVVLIESSMETIIKRMKADSSRPPLTTLTLEEEVKKTISERKPFYEKVYHIKVINENISIESLVQLIKNSLPFNLH; this is translated from the coding sequence ATGAAAAGACAGGTGTTTTTGGTAGGTTACAGAGCTACAGGTAAGAGCACCATAGGAAAAGAACTTGCCTCTGCAATCAACTGGAAATTTGTTGATCTTGATAAGGAGATAGAAATGCTTTCTTCAAAAAGCATAAGGAAGATTTTTGAAGAAGACGGTGAAGATAAGTTTAGGGAACTTGAGACTGAGGCACTTAGGTGCTTTTCTAAAGAAGATAAGGTAGTTATCTCAACAGGCGGAGGTGTGGTTATAAAAGAAGAGAATCGCAGGATAATGGAAAATGGGTTTGTTGTGCTGATTGAGTCAAGTATGGAAACTATAATCAAGAGAATGAAAGCTGACTCCAGTCGTCCTCCCTTAACTACCTTAACTCTTGAAGAAGAGGTCAAAAAAACTATCTCGGAGAGAAAACCTTTTTATGAGAAAGTCTACCACATAAAGGTAATCAACGAAAACATATCAATTGAATCTCTCGTCCAACTGATAAAGAATTCACTTCCCTTTAACCTGCACTAA
- a CDS encoding glycoside hydrolase family 15 protein, which produces MRKLFLSLLLLLLTSELALAQKRGFNMLVSANGFSAVVFSLVKKRVSAFYPSIYRKYDEKSKEVSFILRSLDYKITLNDKSFFLKDSEIKDINYIPGTGIIKVNFSSEIADVVMYLFSPFTLNCPSFVVKLEIRPKDRGVIEITRSIGFSGRHQIVPYDQENQYINSEHGTLLFYFKEVAKREVELSLYDLVVLAKDLETSLKIANYYYSTFFDPLEKELEFWKNWHRKTKFPNNLTEEQKALYEQSLAFIKMGQVREEGKGYGQILASLTTGSWNIAWVRDGVYSIVALVRAGHLEEAKDALKFFLEADTGYYKSYIFDRKEWGIGVDYKISVCRYYGNGKEESDDNGNGVNIEIDGFGMSLWALAEYLNASNDKDFLNRYFEVIDRLIIYPLICNIDTNLGVIRPESGPWERHIRDNGYDGAKRFTYTTIMAIKGLDEITKTFERFGKKSSYDTRKYVDLLLEGLNRNLVDRERKVLVGSYEHYVSRGYPKYVDGAVVEAINFGLVPKEVSINTLSAFEENLKIKGREGYRRNLDGGWYDNQEWCIINLRIALAYKKLGNLSKSKELVSRIENKAFNGFYMIPELLDEKDESFKGAVPMLGFGAGAYILFFTE; this is translated from the coding sequence ATGAGAAAGCTTTTCTTATCACTATTGCTTCTTTTGCTAACTTCAGAATTAGCACTTGCTCAAAAGAGAGGGTTTAATATGCTTGTGAGTGCTAATGGTTTTTCAGCAGTGGTTTTCTCATTGGTTAAGAAAAGAGTTTCTGCATTCTATCCTTCAATTTACCGAAAGTATGATGAGAAATCAAAAGAGGTTTCATTTATACTAAGGTCTCTTGATTACAAAATAACGCTGAACGACAAGAGTTTCTTCCTTAAGGACTCGGAGATAAAAGATATAAATTACATTCCTGGAACTGGGATAATAAAGGTAAATTTCTCTAGTGAAATAGCAGATGTTGTTATGTATCTTTTTTCCCCCTTTACTCTAAACTGTCCGTCCTTTGTAGTTAAGCTAGAGATCAGGCCTAAGGATAGAGGTGTTATAGAGATAACAAGATCTATAGGGTTTTCTGGAAGACATCAGATAGTTCCCTATGACCAAGAAAACCAGTATATAAACTCGGAGCATGGTACATTACTTTTTTACTTCAAAGAAGTTGCTAAGAGGGAAGTAGAGCTTTCTCTTTATGACTTAGTAGTTTTAGCTAAAGATCTAGAGACCTCTCTGAAGATAGCGAATTACTATTACTCTACTTTCTTTGATCCTCTTGAAAAAGAACTTGAGTTTTGGAAAAATTGGCATAGGAAAACCAAATTTCCGAACAATTTGACTGAGGAGCAAAAGGCCCTATATGAGCAATCTCTTGCATTCATAAAGATGGGGCAAGTAAGGGAAGAAGGCAAGGGGTATGGACAGATTCTTGCTTCACTCACAACAGGTAGTTGGAACATTGCCTGGGTTAGAGATGGTGTTTACTCAATTGTTGCTCTTGTTAGAGCTGGGCACCTTGAAGAGGCCAAAGATGCTCTGAAATTCTTTCTTGAGGCTGATACAGGATACTACAAGTCTTACATTTTTGATCGGAAAGAATGGGGAATCGGGGTTGACTACAAGATCTCTGTGTGCAGATACTATGGAAACGGAAAGGAAGAGTCTGATGATAATGGCAACGGGGTAAACATAGAGATAGATGGTTTTGGAATGTCTCTATGGGCACTTGCGGAGTACCTAAATGCTTCTAACGACAAAGATTTTCTTAACAGATATTTTGAAGTGATTGATAGGTTGATAATCTATCCTCTAATCTGCAACATTGACACAAATTTGGGGGTAATAAGACCTGAATCTGGACCGTGGGAGAGGCATATCAGGGACAATGGATATGATGGTGCAAAAAGGTTTACTTATACCACGATAATGGCTATAAAAGGGTTGGATGAGATAACTAAAACATTTGAGAGGTTTGGGAAAAAGTCAAGTTATGATACTAGAAAGTATGTGGATTTGCTTCTTGAGGGACTTAATAGAAACTTAGTTGATAGAGAGAGGAAAGTGTTGGTGGGTTCATATGAGCATTATGTTAGTAGGGGATATCCTAAGTATGTTGATGGAGCTGTCGTTGAAGCTATAAACTTTGGTTTGGTGCCCAAGGAAGTCTCAATAAATACTTTATCCGCATTTGAAGAAAATCTTAAGATCAAAGGCAGGGAGGGATACAGAAGAAATTTGGATGGTGGATGGTATGATAACCAAGAGTGGTGCATAATAAACCTCAGGATTGCCCTGGCGTACAAAAAACTGGGTAATCTGAGTAAATCCAAAGAGTTAGTCTCACGGATTGAGAATAAGGCTTTCAATGGATTTTACATGATACCTGAGTTACTTGATGAAAAAGATGAATCCTTTAAGGGAGCAGTTCCTATGCTTGGTTTTGGAGCAGGAGCATATATTTTGTTCTTCACAGAGTAG